TCGTTTCGATCCTGATTGCTTTGTCTGTAATGGCCATGCAGGGGGTGACAACGCAGGCTCAGGTCGAAGCGACCAAGGTGACTGTCGCAAAGATTAATCGATTGATGGAGCAACGAATGCTTGCCTTTGATCGGGCCTTTAAAGGCTCCCGAAGGCAGGGCTACATCCTGGGAACGCTTGGCCTTCTGAAAACGAATGCGAGTGCCAAATTCGACTATTTTGTTTCGCATCCGGATGAGGTGCCTCCGGAAATTGTTGCACTGGCCCGGAAGGCTGCCTTCCGTTTCGAGTTTCCACAGCGAATGGTGGAACTGACCGTGGGTGGAGGTGATGCTGATTCGGACGGAATTCCGGACGTCATTTTCAATCTGCTTCAGAATGCCGCCAGGAAGAACCTGAATGACGGCGATCCAGCACGCGGGTTGACTCCCAATCCATCGCCAACCGCTTTGCAGATCGCGGACGAAGTGCGCATGTATCTCTGGCCAAAGCACCTGCAGCATGAAGTCGCTGTGAACACCGTGACCGGGGGCGTGACGGCAGGGGCATCTGTGGATGGATTGCATTCCACGGAAAGTGCTGAGCTGCTGTACTTCTTTCTGATCGAATCGGGAACGTTCGGAGCGTCTCCCGTTGATGCTGATTCCTTTAAGTCTTCAGAGATTGCAGACACCGATGGTGATGGGCTGATGGAGTTTGTTGATGGCTGGGGACAACCACTGCGATACTATCGCTGGCCGACTCGGCTTGTTGACCCGGATGCTCCCAACCCGTTTGTTCCAAATTTTGCGACAGTGAACGATCCGACCGAGGTCGACCTGACGCCCAATGATATCAGTGATGCAGGTGGGGCCGGTTTGCGTCGCGTGACGGGCTATGAACGCGAACTTGCTGAAGTCATTCTGAAGGGCTTGCCGCCCACTCCGAGTGCAATTGGCACGTCAACTCCCCGTGATGTCCTGTTGATTGATCCCGACGATCCCGTGGGACTGTTGTATACATTTCTTGAAAACCCCAAATACATCGCTCTGGGGGTGAATGTGGCCGGCGAATTCAACGAAGTGAATTATCACACGCCTGATACATACCATGCACCACTGATTGTATCCGCCGGGCCAGATGGGTTACTTGGCTTGCGGGAGCCCAATGATGTGGATGGTCCCAATGGCGTGTTTGGAAATCTGGCCCAATACGCCGGAACAAATTGTATGGTAGGTCCGATTGATCCCAACCTTGTGGCAGGCTGTGTCGATCAGCTGTTCGATAATATCTCGAGCCGTAACCGACGAGCGGGAGGTCGCCGATGAGACACTTACCCGCACACATAATTCCTGCCAGAAGGATGCTCGCCGGCAGGCCGCATCGTGCAGGTTTCACGCTGGTTGAGTTGCTGGTTGTGATTACCATCATGCTCATTCTGCTGGGGATCACCGTTGCCGGCATCAACTACTCTCGAACCGGTGATAAGGTGAGTTCCGCTGCCCGTCAGGTTCAGTCGTTTCTGGCGGGAGCCCGCGATCGAGCCATTCATGCTGATGAAGCCCGCGGTGTTCGCTTATTTATCGAACAGAGTCTGGGAGGATCCCCTGCAGCGTTGAGGACCGTGACGACAATGGCGTACATAGCGCCAGGCGGAACGTGGGAAGCTCCTCGCGATAGCGCGAAGATTCAACTGGAACGAGTCGATGGCAACAGCGACGGAGACTATGAAGACGCTGTCGATCTGGTCACGATCGTTCGCGGATTTAACAATCCGGGCTGGTGGAATCTGAAACGGCGTGGACTGCTTGTCGACGGGATGAGGATTCGAATTCCTGCGGGACCCTCAGGCAACTGGTATCCGCTGACGACGGGCAATGCGACGACCAATCCAACGCTGGATGTGACGCAGCCCCCACCTGACCAGCAGCTGCTGTTGCTGCAGATTCCGTATGCAGATGCCGGTGACGCTGGCCAGCTGGTGGCCCATCGCGATCTTACCTACGAAATTGAACTGCCCACCAGAATGCTTCCGCAGGATCCTTCTATCCTGCCCGACGGAGTCGTGATCGACCTTGACGGGTCCAAGGTGCCCAGCGTGTGGAGACCCACCGCAGCCACGGGTAGCGTGTATTCCGGCTACATGGACGTAATGTTTTCTCCTCGAGGTTCAGTGATCGGAGATGCAGCCGGCGTCGGAGTTCTGCACTTCGCATCATGACGCAGAAGACGCGTTGTTCATCAAAGAACAATGGGTCAGCGCCGAGCAACCTGAGTGCGTTTGATGCGGCGGTGGCAGCGGGTACGCCGTTCATTCCAATGGATGAAATCAATCCGACATTGACTGACCAGACCTGGATCGCTTCGACGGATATTTACAAAGTGAAGGAGCGGCGACTGGTGAGTGTCTTCAGTCAGACGGGGAATATCTCAGTGCACAAGGTAAACGCCTACATCGGAGCGGATGGAGCGTCGCCGGATAACAACGGAGGTATTGCCGACGGCATTGCTGATGATCCGTACTACTTTGCAGAGACGGGTGAGGTGGCGAAATGAAGAAGATCCATTCATCGCACCGCATGTCTGTCGTCGACGGTCGCAAAGGCGTGACCCTGGTGGAAGTTCTGATGTCGCTGATGATCATGAGCATCGGCGTCAGTGCCGTGGCCGTGCTCTTTCCGATATCGATGCTGCGAAGCCTTCGCGCGACTCAGATGACGAACGGTGCGATCCTCACGCACAGCGTGAACGCACTGCTGGATTTCCAGCCCCATCTGATTTTCGACCCTGATCACGACACTGACTTCGCAGAACATTTTCAGAACCGAGCCACGCGAAACTACATCGTGGATCCCGGTACGTTTTATACCCTGGCCGCTGACGGAAATGCACTAGCGACGGTGTTTGGGAACGATCCTACGGGCACGTTAACTCAGGGTTTTGTCCCTCGGTTCGGGGGCGGCCTTCAAACGCTGACAGGTCGAACGGCTGAAGGCCCAGCGCCAACGGCTACTACAGCAGACCTGCAGGCATTGAAGCTTGCGGCACAGGCTTTGTCTGGCCAGGGCGATGGATGGACGGAAATTCTTCAGGGGGTTCCTGATGCGGTGACAGCGACCGCTTTGACGATGCCTGCAGGCACCGACTTGTCAGCTGTGCCAACATCGCAGTTACTGATGCCGTTTTCCGGGACGGTTCCGCTGGTCCGGGACCCCGAGAACTTTCGCGTGCTGTTGTACGATGATACGGGCAAGTTCAGTCAGGCATTCCCTTTGACGGGCGTTTCGGGACTGATCGTGACTGGTCCGAAGATCTGAATGGCAGTAATGGTCTGGATGCCGGGGAAGATTTTAATGGCAACGGCGTTCTTGATCTCGTGCTTTGCCCGTTGAGTTTTATACGAACAGGATCACTAATCCGCCCGTCGTTTCCCGGGTGGTGATTCAGGCTCGCAGAGTCTCTGATTTCAGCTGGATGTTAACGGTTCGCCGACGTGGTGACGGCGGCTTTCTTCGAGAAAGTGCTGATATCGTCGTTCGGTTCGAGTGATGGTGCGGACACCAATAATGAACGAATCTTCCCCGCAACCTTCATCCGCGGAAGTCAATTCGTGGGAGTGAAGGTTGGAGCTGATGGTGTGGAACCAAAAATTCGCAAAGGGAGATTCATTTTCGATGGCGTCAACGCGCAGTGGTATCGGGTGCGCATGCAATGTGCAGGAGAAAAGTCTGCTGAGCCCATCGACTTCTTTCTGGGCCAGCTATGACTATCCTGGAGCTGGAGTCAGATGCTGTTGCCAGCGGCACGGCAGCGATGCGATGGATGCACCGGTGACCCCAGGCGACGCCGTTGGATGGCAGCGATATGTCGTCTATGGCAGGTGCGATGTTTCCACCCGGAATCGTGGATGTTTACCCAGCTGGTTACCGTTCGTTTCCGAGACTGCTGATTAGTTTGTCGGCCTTGTGTAGGACTGTCTTCATGCACTCTTCAATGTGCCAGCAATCGGCTTATCGCCAGCCTGCATCCGTCGAGTAGACTCTGGTCGACAGGGTTTTACTCTGGTTGAAATGCTGGTCTCAGTTACGCTCGTCCTTTTGATGATGACGATGTTTGCCAGCATCTTTTCCATGGCAACAGACAGCGTCAGCAAGCAAGGATCGCTGAAAACGACCAGCGTGCCCGCACCGTTGTCAACATGCTGAAGTCGGACGTCGAAAACGCCGCTTCCGCAGAAGTTGTTCCGTACTACCCAGGTGAAGACTCCAACACATCAATCCCTGTGGGATCTTTTGGCAAACGCGGGGTTATCTGTATATCGAAAGTGCAACAATCCATCCTCAAGGTATCGTGACATCCCACCAGTTCGTGGTCAGTGCTGATCAACTTCAGCAGAACTCCGATCAGACGCCCTACTTTGGCGAGCCAAAATGTTGTACGATCAGTTGGCCGGGTGAATTCAATCGCTCGCTCCAGCATCGCTGCTTTATAACCCCAATCAACCGGATGCCGACGATGGAAGTATGTCGGTCAATCGGGATTGCTGCGTCAACCAGTGCCGAAGTTTCTTACTTCATGCGTGGGGGGGCTTTGTATCGTCGAGTGATGTTGCTGCGAGATCCGCTGAATGTTTCCGGGTGACGAGCTTGCCGTTAATCCAACAAGCAATGTTGCGAATAATCCGTTCCTGCTGAACGAGGAGATCTGGATCCGCGGACGCTGGCAGACGGTCTGGTTTGTTGGCAGTCGGGAGCCATCACGCTGGCGAATTTTCAGTTGAGCGGTGGCACCAGAAGCCCCAGCCGCCTGGAATGTCACACAATCCAGCGACTTCTGGGCTCACTTTGATCTTTCTGCGGTCCCGCTTGGTGCTGAGTGGTGGAACAAGCCCTTCCACCGGTTGCACGCTGGTCAGGGGAGATCGATGCGATTCCAACGACATCGGGCTCACTTCGCTTGGAAACCCGGTGATACTTGTTGGGGATTCAATTTCTATACCGGGCAATCCCGCGAACACATCAACGGCTGCTGGCGGTTTATTTATTGGTCGATTCCTGCGAAGCCGAAACATCCGACTGGCGATTTAACTGGCCCATGTCGGGTTCCCGAAGGAGCCGAATGCTTCGACCTTCACCGGAACATATCTGGTACAGGGAATCCCATGGATGTTGTGGGGACCCCGCTTCTGCACGAAGCCGAATGGAGTGTCCTCACAGTTTGATGGACTGGGGAACGCAGACATTGGTGGTTTGGGCCGAGGAGCGGTAATCGCTCTGTGGAAGACTTATTGCTGCCCAACGTTCACGAATTTCGAGTCGAGATCTGGGACGCACGTCTTAGGCGTACGTCGTCGCCGGTTGCAGCACAGTCAGTGGTACCAGGCCCGGAATCCGTTGGTGACTATCATA
This genomic interval from Planctomycetaceae bacterium contains the following:
- a CDS encoding type II secretion system protein, whose amino-acid sequence is MTIQKQHHHRRGAYTLIELLMVVAVVSILIALSVMAMQGVTTQAQVEATKVTVAKINRLMEQRMLAFDRAFKGSRRQGYILGTLGLLKTNASAKFDYFVSHPDEVPPEIVALARKAAFRFEFPQRMVELTVGGGDADSDGIPDVIFNLLQNAARKNLNDGDPARGLTPNPSPTALQIADEVRMYLWPKHLQHEVAVNTVTGGVTAGASVDGLHSTESAELLYFFLIESGTFGASPVDADSFKSSEIADTDGDGLMEFVDGWGQPLRYYRWPTRLVDPDAPNPFVPNFATVNDPTEVDLTPNDISDAGGAGLRRVTGYERELAEVILKGLPPTPSAIGTSTPRDVLLIDPDDPVGLLYTFLENPKYIALGVNVAGEFNEVNYHTPDTYHAPLIVSAGPDGLLGLREPNDVDGPNGVFGNLAQYAGTNCMVGPIDPNLVAGCVDQLFDNISSRNRRAGGRR
- a CDS encoding prepilin-type N-terminal cleavage/methylation domain-containing protein, which translates into the protein MRHLPAHIIPARRMLAGRPHRAGFTLVELLVVITIMLILLGITVAGINYSRTGDKVSSAARQVQSFLAGARDRAIHADEARGVRLFIEQSLGGSPAALRTVTTMAYIAPGGTWEAPRDSAKIQLERVDGNSDGDYEDAVDLVTIVRGFNNPGWWNLKRRGLLVDGMRIRIPAGPSGNWYPLTTGNATTNPTLDVTQPPPDQQLLLLQIPYADAGDAGQLVAHRDLTYEIELPTRMLPQDPSILPDGVVIDLDGSKVPSVWRPTAATGSVYSGYMDVMFSPRGSVIGDAAGVGVLHFAS
- a CDS encoding prepilin-type N-terminal cleavage/methylation domain-containing protein; amino-acid sequence: MKKIHSSHRMSVVDGRKGVTLVEVLMSLMIMSIGVSAVAVLFPISMLRSLRATQMTNGAILTHSVNALLDFQPHLIFDPDHDTDFAEHFQNRATRNYIVDPGTFYTLAADGNALATVFGNDPTGTLTQGFVPRFGGGLQTLTGRTAEGPAPTATTADLQALKLAAQALSGQGDGWTEILQGVPDAVTATALTMPAGTDLSAVPTSQLLMPFSGTVPLVRDPENFRVLLYDDTGKFSQAFPLTGVSGLIVTGPKI